In Woeseia oceani, one DNA window encodes the following:
- a CDS encoding Eco57I restriction-modification methylase domain-containing protein, translated as MCPVESALEELRSAGAEQRGAIFTRAEVVEFILDLAGYTPDKPLHRLSLLEPSFGEGDFLLVAIERLLQSWRKHADKDADPEDLSNAITAVELHEDTYAATRTRVIALLQEAHIEQQMAEDLADNWLIKGDFLLTSMSGSFDLVVGNPPYVRQELIPDALIAEYRGRYKTVFDRADIYIPFIERSLDLLRKGGVLAFICADRWMKNRYGGPLREMVANDYHLRVYIDMVDTPAFHSEVIAYPAITVIAKEKGTRTRIVRRPAIDRDELRVLSHSLVARKLPAAGSPIKELTGVAAGREPWILESFDQLAVVRRLEQDFPAIQDAGCKVGIGVATGADKAFIGPFEELDVEPDRKLPLVMTRDIKSGHVQWRGFGIVNPFADEGGLVPLDRFPKLKAYLEERKDQIDKRHVAQKAPANWYRTIDRIYPALAKRPKLLIPDIKGEAQIVYEDGNLYPHHNLYYIVSDEWDLRALQAVLLSGIARLFVATYSTRMRGGYLRFQAQYLRRIRLPRWGDVDKHLRKSLIDAARTGDAETCNEAAFRLYGLGKEERAALGGNGEG; from the coding sequence GCAGGTTATACCCCGGACAAACCACTCCACCGCCTTTCGCTCCTGGAGCCGTCATTCGGTGAAGGCGACTTTCTGCTGGTGGCTATCGAGCGTTTGCTTCAATCATGGAGAAAGCACGCAGATAAAGATGCTGATCCAGAGGATTTGAGCAATGCAATAACAGCCGTTGAACTTCATGAAGACACCTACGCAGCAACGCGCACCAGAGTCATAGCGTTACTGCAAGAAGCTCATATCGAGCAGCAGATGGCAGAGGATCTCGCCGACAACTGGCTTATCAAAGGAGACTTCCTGCTTACGTCAATGAGCGGATCGTTCGATCTTGTCGTCGGCAATCCGCCCTATGTCCGCCAGGAACTGATTCCGGATGCGCTGATCGCAGAGTACCGCGGCAGGTACAAGACCGTATTTGATCGTGCCGACATCTATATTCCCTTCATCGAGCGTTCACTGGATCTTCTCCGTAAAGGCGGCGTTCTCGCATTTATCTGCGCAGATCGCTGGATGAAGAACCGCTACGGTGGCCCGCTTCGGGAAATGGTCGCCAATGACTATCACCTCAGAGTTTATATCGACATGGTCGATACGCCGGCATTCCACAGTGAAGTGATTGCCTATCCGGCAATCACCGTTATTGCGAAAGAAAAGGGAACCAGGACGCGCATCGTGCGCCGGCCAGCGATTGATCGGGACGAGCTCAGAGTCCTGTCGCATTCACTTGTCGCCAGGAAATTGCCTGCAGCAGGCAGCCCGATAAAGGAACTGACAGGCGTCGCGGCCGGCCGCGAGCCCTGGATACTGGAATCGTTTGACCAGCTTGCCGTCGTCCGGCGTCTGGAGCAGGATTTCCCCGCTATTCAGGATGCCGGCTGCAAAGTCGGAATCGGAGTCGCAACCGGTGCGGACAAAGCTTTCATCGGGCCTTTTGAAGAGCTCGATGTAGAGCCGGATCGGAAGCTCCCGCTGGTCATGACGCGCGACATCAAGTCAGGACATGTTCAGTGGCGCGGCTTCGGCATCGTCAATCCTTTTGCAGACGAGGGCGGGCTGGTCCCGCTCGACAGATTTCCGAAGCTCAAGGCCTATCTCGAAGAGCGAAAGGACCAGATCGACAAACGCCATGTGGCGCAGAAAGCGCCTGCCAACTGGTACCGGACGATCGACCGCATCTATCCGGCGCTTGCAAAGCGGCCCAAGCTCTTAATTCCGGATATTAAGGGCGAAGCGCAGATCGTTTATGAAGACGGAAATCTCTATCCGCATCATAATCTCTATTACATCGTCAGTGACGAATGGGACCTTCGGGCCCTGCAGGCGGTCTTGCTCTCCGGGATCGCACGGCTTTTTGTTGCGACATACTCAACGCGGATGCGCGGCGGTTATCTTCGCTTTCAGGCACAATACCTACGACGAATTCGCTTGCCCCGATGGGGCGATGTGGATAAACACCTAAGAAAATCCTTGATTGATGCGGCGAGAACCGGCGATGCTGAGACCTGCAATGAGGCAGCCTTCCGGCTTTATGGCCTGGGCAAGGAGGAACGCGCGGCGCTTGGCGGCAACGGTGAAGGATAG
- a CDS encoding PaeR7I family type II restriction endonuclease translates to MAIDLADYENKTREAVQAFWGNREKARQKQIEAGKADQGERAGVTAGKNMDGFLALVADIVRANGLRNASIHLKRRVLTLPGYFRPTKLWDMLVMHEGRLIAALEFKSQVGPSFGNNANNRAEEAIGTAHDFWVAYREGAFGDQTRPFAGWLMLLEDAPKSREPVRDSSPHFPVFQEFKGASYADRYDILCRKLVQESLYSAASLVLSPREAASTGEYSGLSELTGIKTFVTEFAGHIATEAARAG, encoded by the coding sequence ATGGCGATTGATCTGGCAGACTACGAAAATAAAACGCGCGAAGCTGTTCAGGCTTTCTGGGGAAATCGGGAAAAAGCCCGGCAGAAGCAGATTGAGGCCGGGAAAGCAGATCAGGGTGAGCGTGCCGGTGTTACAGCCGGCAAGAACATGGACGGCTTTCTCGCTCTCGTCGCCGATATTGTCAGGGCAAACGGGCTGAGGAACGCCAGCATTCATCTGAAGCGCCGCGTTCTGACACTGCCCGGATATTTTCGCCCGACAAAGTTATGGGACATGCTCGTGATGCACGAGGGCCGGCTCATCGCCGCGCTGGAGTTCAAGAGCCAGGTCGGCCCTTCATTTGGCAACAATGCCAACAATCGCGCGGAAGAGGCGATTGGAACTGCGCACGATTTCTGGGTTGCATACAGGGAAGGGGCTTTTGGCGATCAGACCCGGCCTTTCGCCGGTTGGCTCATGTTGCTGGAGGATGCTCCGAAGTCCCGCGAGCCGGTACGCGATTCCTCGCCGCACTTTCCGGTCTTCCAAGAATTCAAGGGCGCATCATATGCGGACCGCTATGACATTCTTTGCCGCAAGCTTGTGCAGGAAAGTTTGTATAGCGCAGCGTCTCTTGTTCTCTCGCCACGCGAGGCTGCCAGCACGGGAGAATATTCCGGATTGAGCGAATTGACCGGCATCAAGACCTTTGTAACCGAATTTGCCGGTCACATTGCTACCGAAGCTGCACGCGCCGGATAG
- a CDS encoding competence protein CoiA, which produces MKYAVGDNNDKVEAVPGAKGDCPACGAALVPKCGPVRMNHWAHKGRRHCDPWWENETLWHREWKGHFPAEWQEICLNDADTGERHIADVRAENGIVVEFQHSFMRREEMVAREAFYKNMVWVVDGTRLKTDKARFLKNGRHLNDIWRGLIFLTQFPEETFNKNWVGRSKPVFFDFAGLSENIPEGKGKLLWCLLPGAVSRGSIVLSIKQSDFVERVKAGDLMDFIGEVYRYGQSHNQLITQRAINREKEWLAMKYSRRKPGRLRRRRRL; this is translated from the coding sequence ATGAAGTACGCAGTAGGTGACAACAACGATAAAGTAGAAGCCGTTCCCGGGGCCAAGGGTGATTGCCCGGCCTGCGGGGCTGCATTAGTTCCAAAATGCGGCCCGGTTAGGATGAATCACTGGGCACATAAAGGACGGCGACACTGCGATCCATGGTGGGAAAACGAAACGCTATGGCATAGAGAGTGGAAAGGTCACTTTCCGGCTGAATGGCAGGAGATTTGCCTAAACGATGCAGATACGGGTGAGAGGCATATTGCCGACGTACGCGCCGAAAACGGCATAGTCGTCGAGTTCCAGCACTCCTTTATGAGACGAGAGGAGATGGTTGCCCGCGAAGCGTTTTACAAAAACATGGTCTGGGTGGTTGACGGGACAAGGCTAAAGACAGACAAGGCCCGGTTTCTTAAGAATGGCCGTCATCTCAACGATATCTGGCGAGGCCTTATATTCCTGACTCAGTTCCCGGAAGAGACTTTTAACAAGAACTGGGTGGGAAGGTCCAAGCCGGTATTTTTTGACTTTGCCGGCCTTAGCGAAAACATACCAGAAGGCAAAGGAAAGTTGCTTTGGTGCCTTTTACCCGGCGCCGTCAGCAGAGGGTCTATCGTTCTTTCTATCAAGCAAAGCGATTTTGTAGAAAGAGTGAAAGCCGGCGACCTGATGGATTTCATTGGCGAGGTCTACCGTTACGGGCAAAGTCATAATCAGCTGATAACGCAGCGTGCTATCAATAGAGAAAAAGAATGGTTGGCAATGAAATACAGCCGAAGGAAGCCGGGACGGCTTCGCAGAAGACGCAGGCTGTAA
- a CDS encoding DUF7380 domain-containing protein, giving the protein MSRLHQWYKRVKDARRFRPIPADLDEEDLARLRALADRVSAPELKARCYDVLWLRKREYALAERALRLASLFRRKESALFGHAASLLQT; this is encoded by the coding sequence ATGAGCCGTTTGCACCAATGGTACAAACGAGTGAAGGACGCTCGCCGATTCCGGCCGATTCCGGCCGATTTGGACGAGGAAGACTTGGCCCGATTGCGAGCGCTTGCCGATCGGGTCAGCGCACCGGAACTGAAAGCGCGTTGCTACGACGTACTGTGGTTGCGAAAACGAGAGTATGCCCTCGCCGAACGGGCGCTGCGATTGGCAAGCCTTTTCCGACGTAAGGAGTCGGCGCTCTTCGGTCATGCGGCCAGCTTGCTGCAAACCTAG
- a CDS encoding helix-turn-helix domain-containing protein: protein MSVQTIVAFTYGCAVNPRIAAKQFGLIVRQRRLKASMSQETLAAEAMCHPTYISLVERGLRNPSLDTILKLAAALNCPAWLLVQETEAQL, encoded by the coding sequence TTGTCTGTTCAGACAATAGTCGCCTTCACCTACGGTTGCGCAGTGAACCCGCGCATCGCAGCCAAACAATTCGGACTTATCGTCCGTCAACGGCGTCTCAAAGCGAGCATGTCGCAGGAGACGCTTGCAGCGGAAGCAATGTGCCACCCAACCTACATCAGCCTGGTCGAACGCGGCCTGCGTAACCCCAGTCTGGACACGATACTCAAGCTCGCCGCGGCCCTGAACTGCCCGGCCTGGCTACTGGTTCAGGAAACCGAAGCGCAACTGTAA
- a CDS encoding RNA polymerase sigma factor, which produces MMESDTVVVEETPAEAAESIATALEFLRREADSAGLGDVGDLIQQASAKARDHGASQSAAELEIVCRALARLPADCRRALVFKKVYRRSCGQIARDCNVSEATAKTRLIDGFRALRATL; this is translated from the coding sequence ATGATGGAGAGCGACACCGTCGTGGTTGAAGAGACGCCTGCAGAAGCGGCGGAGTCGATTGCGACCGCGCTGGAGTTTCTGCGCCGTGAGGCCGACTCGGCAGGCCTTGGCGATGTCGGCGACTTGATTCAACAGGCATCGGCCAAGGCCAGAGATCACGGCGCGTCGCAGTCCGCGGCCGAACTCGAAATCGTCTGCCGGGCGCTCGCACGGCTGCCAGCCGACTGCCGCCGGGCGCTCGTTTTCAAAAAGGTTTACCGGCGTTCCTGCGGGCAAATTGCACGTGACTGCAACGTGTCGGAAGCAACCGCCAAAACCCGGCTCATCGACGGCTTTCGTGCATTGCGCGCGACGCTTTAA
- a CDS encoding helix-turn-helix domain-containing protein has protein sequence MAYSRDEQIILGEFGRRVRAARKAQGWTQEDLASEVGVDRTYIGGIERGERNLSLLNINRIAVALDENFDGLLPFRVKPRRSR, from the coding sequence ATGGCATATTCCCGCGACGAACAAATAATACTGGGCGAATTCGGCAGGCGCGTGCGCGCGGCGCGCAAGGCCCAGGGCTGGACACAGGAGGATCTTGCCAGCGAGGTGGGCGTCGACCGGACCTACATCGGCGGCATTGAACGCGGCGAGCGAAACCTCAGTCTGCTGAACATCAACAGGATCGCCGTGGCGCTCGACGAGAACTTCGATGGCCTGTTGCCGTTTCGCGTGAAGCCACGACGCTCGAGGTAA
- a CDS encoding RNA polymerase sigma factor: MSAVPDQSEALFREYRERLTRFAIHLVGRGADADDLVQETFLKAHHHLCAGKTIQTPLSFLIVTMRNLVNDGHRRSRPVDLRAPPDMDEIVTTDEAPSVERQVMSEREFESLCVAIAQLPERMRHAFVLRRVYGYSCSEIAAQLGRSTNTVREQVAQSFKKLQALQNEQREARPDGPRRCPDRQETDGMRPIDITSLRSSESS, encoded by the coding sequence ATGTCTGCCGTCCCGGACCAGTCGGAAGCGTTGTTTCGTGAATACCGCGAGCGTCTGACGCGCTTTGCCATTCACCTGGTCGGCCGCGGCGCCGATGCCGACGATCTGGTTCAGGAAACCTTTCTGAAAGCGCATCATCACTTGTGTGCCGGCAAGACGATCCAAACGCCGCTGAGTTTCCTGATCGTCACCATGCGCAATCTCGTCAACGACGGGCATCGCCGAAGCCGGCCCGTGGACCTGCGTGCGCCACCCGACATGGACGAGATCGTAACGACCGACGAGGCGCCGTCCGTGGAACGGCAGGTCATGTCGGAGCGCGAGTTCGAAAGCCTGTGCGTTGCCATCGCGCAATTGCCGGAACGAATGCGTCATGCATTCGTCTTACGGAGGGTATACGGTTACAGCTGCAGCGAGATTGCGGCACAGCTCGGCCGGTCGACCAACACGGTCCGTGAGCAGGTCGCGCAAAGTTTCAAAAAGTTGCAGGCGTTGCAAAACGAGCAGCGCGAAGCCCGCCCGGACGGGCCGCGTCGCTGCCCGGACCGGCAAGAGACGGACGGCATGCGACCGATAGACATCACATCACTTCGAAGTAGTGAGTCGTCGTGA
- a CDS encoding FecR family protein produces the protein MNQRDDVQASCAEDEALNWLVDFENLTPDEREQFNAWLDARPENRPAFAKLQQEWGQLDVLRQLETDTPDPEVVNKWLQRRRWRRRTLPLAAAAGLAAIAVLAMLLLQPPSGHYEATFQTALGEYQQHRLPDNSVVTLNTDSQARIVYSDDARRVYLLQGEAHFDIAPQSARPFSVIAGSGTVRAVGTAFNVYLRGEVVEVTVTEGVVEVLPATVKEEQAQDARPAKLAPQTLAQGDKLAYGETQAAVSRVEPRELARQRAWQGGMLDFQGETLAEVIAEAGRYTPTRITIDDPELGNLHVTGYFRAGDVETLLRLIESNERVTILREAADHVRIAARAD, from the coding sequence GTGAACCAACGCGACGATGTGCAGGCCAGCTGCGCCGAAGACGAGGCGCTCAACTGGCTGGTCGACTTCGAAAACCTCACGCCGGACGAGCGCGAGCAATTTAATGCCTGGCTGGACGCACGGCCGGAGAACCGACCGGCCTTTGCCAAGCTGCAGCAGGAGTGGGGCCAGCTCGATGTCCTGCGTCAGCTCGAGACTGATACGCCGGACCCCGAAGTGGTCAACAAGTGGCTGCAGCGCCGTCGCTGGCGCCGTCGCACACTGCCACTCGCGGCCGCTGCCGGACTGGCGGCCATCGCCGTGCTCGCGATGTTGCTGTTGCAGCCCCCGTCCGGGCACTACGAGGCGACCTTCCAGACCGCGCTCGGCGAATACCAGCAGCACCGCCTGCCGGACAATTCGGTCGTCACGTTAAACACCGACTCGCAAGCGAGGATTGTTTACAGCGACGACGCGCGTCGCGTGTACCTGTTACAGGGTGAAGCCCATTTCGACATCGCACCGCAGTCCGCGCGGCCATTCAGCGTCATTGCCGGTAGCGGCACCGTGCGGGCAGTCGGCACCGCGTTCAATGTCTACCTCCGTGGCGAAGTAGTCGAAGTCACCGTTACCGAGGGCGTGGTCGAGGTGTTGCCCGCCACCGTCAAAGAAGAGCAGGCGCAGGACGCCAGGCCCGCGAAGCTCGCGCCGCAAACGCTCGCGCAGGGCGACAAGTTAGCCTACGGGGAAACGCAGGCCGCCGTCTCGCGGGTCGAACCGCGGGAACTGGCCCGGCAGCGCGCCTGGCAGGGAGGCATGCTGGATTTCCAGGGCGAGACCTTGGCCGAGGTCATCGCCGAAGCGGGCCGCTACACGCCGACGCGCATTACCATCGACGATCCCGAGCTCGGGAACCTGCACGTGACCGGCTATTTCCGCGCCGGCGATGTCGAGACCTTGTTACGACTGATCGAATCCAACGAACGGGTAACGATTCTCCGCGAGGCAGCGGATCACGTGCGTATCGCGGCCAGGGCCGATTGA
- a CDS encoding type II toxin-antitoxin system HipA family toxin, which produces MARQSKSRRLGVWMNGELVGHWTIDATGQHEFRYAETWIAADETRPLSLSMPLQPADTPYRGDLVESFFDNLLPDSIDIRRRVQARFGAASVSAFDLLFEVGRECVGAVQLLPPDNQPESIRQIDAEPLDEEGVAGELRAAISAAPLGQRDHDPFRISLAGAQEKSALLLHQGQWHRPTGATPTTHIFKLPLGRVGNMQADLSTSVENEWLCRQIVHAFGIPAANCQIADFADQHVLIVERFDRRLARDKTWWIRLPQEDMCQATGSPAAARYEADGGPGIAAISSLLMGSQDAITERRVFFQTQVLFWMLCATDGHAKNFSVFIGPRGRFSLTPSYDVISAYPILGSGRNQLAPQKAKLAMAVLGKNRHYRWAEIQPRHWLSTAREIGLKVTAEEDMLHLGDHAPRVVEEVSAMLPGDFPKAVSEPIFDGLLRSAKKLAHIAG; this is translated from the coding sequence GTGGCGCGTCAATCCAAAAGTCGACGCCTGGGCGTATGGATGAACGGCGAGCTGGTGGGCCACTGGACCATCGACGCTACCGGGCAGCATGAGTTTCGTTATGCTGAGACATGGATTGCGGCCGACGAAACCCGCCCGCTATCACTGTCCATGCCATTGCAACCCGCCGATACACCCTATCGCGGTGATCTCGTCGAATCCTTTTTCGACAATCTGTTGCCCGATAGCATCGACATCCGTCGCCGCGTTCAGGCACGGTTTGGCGCCGCTTCTGTCTCTGCATTCGACCTGCTGTTTGAGGTAGGTCGGGAATGTGTCGGCGCCGTGCAATTGCTGCCACCGGATAACCAACCGGAAAGCATCCGGCAAATTGATGCCGAACCGCTCGACGAGGAAGGCGTCGCTGGCGAGTTGCGAGCCGCAATATCTGCGGCACCGCTCGGTCAGCGCGATCATGATCCGTTTCGCATTTCACTTGCTGGCGCTCAGGAGAAATCGGCGCTGCTTTTGCATCAGGGCCAATGGCACCGCCCAACCGGGGCTACCCCAACCACGCACATCTTCAAACTGCCACTTGGCCGCGTCGGCAACATGCAGGCCGACCTGTCGACCTCGGTGGAAAACGAGTGGCTCTGCCGGCAGATTGTCCACGCATTCGGGATTCCCGCCGCCAACTGCCAGATAGCCGATTTTGCAGATCAGCATGTATTGATTGTCGAGCGTTTTGACCGCCGATTGGCCAGGGACAAGACGTGGTGGATCCGCTTGCCACAGGAAGACATGTGCCAGGCAACAGGCAGCCCGGCCGCTGCTCGATACGAAGCCGATGGTGGGCCGGGTATCGCCGCTATATCCTCGCTGTTAATGGGCTCGCAGGACGCGATTACTGAGCGGCGGGTCTTTTTCCAGACGCAGGTTCTGTTCTGGATGCTGTGCGCCACGGACGGGCACGCGAAGAATTTCAGCGTCTTCATCGGGCCACGTGGCCGTTTCTCGCTGACCCCGAGCTACGATGTGATTTCGGCATACCCGATCCTCGGCAGCGGCAGGAACCAGCTCGCGCCGCAGAAAGCGAAACTGGCGATGGCCGTACTCGGCAAGAACAGGCACTACCGGTGGGCAGAGATTCAGCCTCGGCACTGGCTATCAACTGCCCGGGAAATCGGCCTGAAAGTCACGGCGGAAGAAGACATGCTGCACCTTGGCGATCATGCGCCAAGGGTAGTTGAAGAAGTCTCCGCGATGCTGCCCGGTGATTTTCCTAAAGCGGTTTCTGAACCAATTTTTGATGGGCTCTTGCGATCAGCGAAGAAGCTGGCTCATATCGCGGGTTAA
- a CDS encoding helix-turn-helix domain-containing protein, with product MDYTIHTPRQLGQTLRGQRKSQKLTQKDAAKVVGLLPKTVSKLELAADTATVESLFKLLSALQLELVVRSRSPEVRDKEW from the coding sequence GTGGACTACACAATACACACGCCAAGGCAGCTTGGCCAAACCCTTCGCGGGCAGCGCAAGTCGCAGAAGCTCACTCAGAAGGACGCGGCAAAAGTGGTCGGCCTCTTGCCCAAGACGGTTTCGAAACTGGAACTCGCAGCTGACACCGCGACGGTCGAAAGCCTTTTTAAATTGCTGTCGGCATTGCAACTGGAGCTCGTCGTGCGGTCCCGGTCACCCGAAGTCCGGGACAAGGAGTGGTAG
- a CDS encoding HipA domain-containing protein, with amino-acid sequence MQPGLQIAGPSAIKTAENRFDLFIDSAQTELLDMDGLRCLIVARFDRVGETGRRQVMTLAAASANTDGSWTGSAADMYRSSELSADGLHQITLLDAFAALIANTDRHQYNVSLFPEDNGYRVAPAYDQLPMAYAPPASGNLRNSAIHQPHASVNTLEVWGEAYSLARRFWRRAAEQRLSDSMAAIVREHASR; translated from the coding sequence TTGCAGCCGGGCCTTCAGATAGCTGGCCCGTCGGCGATCAAGACCGCAGAAAATCGGTTCGACCTCTTCATCGACTCCGCCCAAACCGAGCTTTTGGATATGGATGGCCTCAGGTGTCTGATTGTTGCTCGATTTGATCGGGTTGGCGAAACAGGACGCCGGCAAGTCATGACTTTAGCGGCGGCATCGGCGAATACAGACGGTAGCTGGACAGGCTCCGCGGCGGACATGTACAGAAGTAGTGAGCTGAGCGCAGACGGTTTGCATCAGATCACACTATTGGATGCGTTCGCGGCACTGATCGCTAACACCGATCGCCACCAATACAACGTGTCGTTGTTCCCTGAAGATAACGGCTACCGCGTCGCACCTGCGTACGACCAGCTGCCGATGGCGTACGCGCCCCCTGCAAGCGGCAACCTCAGAAACAGCGCTATCCACCAGCCGCATGCGTCAGTGAACACGCTGGAAGTGTGGGGCGAAGCTTACTCACTTGCCCGCAGGTTCTGGCGCCGCGCCGCCGAGCAACGGCTTTCGGATTCCATGGCGGCAATCGTTCGCGAGCACGCCAGCCGATAG
- a CDS encoding HipA domain-containing protein: MSLHRLAVFDGDSRVGTLEYESLEERFGFDYDPGWLATETSYSISPHILRFGKPAETGTVRRFVENLLPEGRALDIVSTTHQVAKNNIYGLIRELGRETSGALAFLPDDQAPQDQADTRREIKREELRQRIGQRSQIPFAAWDGRVRLSIAGHQDKLAVYLDADKDRMYLVEGQLASTHILKPEPLDGRLPMLVANEHFAMSLAARLGLAVPSVSILRLPDPVLSIERFDRLRNADHVRRLHIVDACQALNFPVAYKYERNFGAGRDVSHIRDGVSFERLFSISEYTVHKAVTRLSLLRWALYQYLIGNSDAHGKNVSFYCRPEGLALAPFYDLVSVVQYDSLDHDTAMAYGDEFRLQELSPFAWADFARRTGTPRPLLAREMTRMGKAALEAAPAQACAEDYIDDERAFVERISAFVHDQARQLVDHAAPMQKVDASLL, encoded by the coding sequence ATGAGCTTGCACAGGCTCGCGGTGTTCGACGGCGATTCACGGGTCGGCACCCTGGAATATGAGTCGCTCGAAGAACGATTCGGTTTCGATTACGACCCGGGATGGCTGGCAACCGAAACGAGTTACTCGATCTCACCGCATATCCTGAGGTTTGGTAAACCGGCCGAAACGGGTACGGTGCGACGCTTCGTGGAGAACCTGCTGCCGGAAGGGCGCGCGCTGGACATAGTGTCGACGACGCACCAGGTTGCGAAGAACAACATTTACGGCCTGATCCGTGAGCTGGGACGAGAGACTTCGGGCGCTCTCGCCTTCCTGCCCGACGATCAAGCGCCTCAAGACCAAGCCGACACGCGACGTGAGATAAAGCGGGAGGAGCTTAGGCAACGAATCGGGCAGCGATCGCAGATTCCGTTCGCGGCCTGGGACGGGCGGGTACGCCTTTCCATCGCGGGTCATCAGGACAAGCTGGCCGTCTACCTCGATGCGGATAAGGACCGCATGTACCTCGTCGAAGGCCAGCTTGCTTCCACACACATACTGAAGCCCGAACCCCTGGACGGCCGGCTGCCAATGCTGGTTGCCAATGAACACTTTGCCATGAGTCTCGCCGCACGACTGGGGCTCGCGGTGCCGTCTGTATCCATTCTGAGGCTGCCAGACCCGGTGTTGTCGATCGAACGCTTTGATCGCTTGCGCAATGCCGATCACGTCCGCCGGCTGCACATCGTCGACGCCTGCCAGGCGCTGAACTTTCCCGTAGCTTACAAGTACGAGCGAAATTTCGGTGCTGGCCGCGACGTAAGCCATATCCGCGACGGAGTTAGCTTCGAACGGCTGTTTTCCATCAGCGAATATACAGTGCACAAGGCGGTCACCCGGCTGTCATTGCTGCGCTGGGCCTTGTACCAGTACCTGATCGGCAATTCCGATGCACACGGCAAGAACGTATCGTTCTATTGCCGCCCGGAAGGGCTGGCACTCGCACCCTTCTACGATCTTGTGAGTGTAGTGCAGTACGACAGTCTCGACCACGACACAGCAATGGCTTATGGCGACGAGTTTCGGCTGCAAGAGTTGAGCCCGTTTGCCTGGGCTGACTTCGCCCGGCGAACCGGCACGCCGCGGCCATTGCTGGCGCGCGAGATGACCCGCATGGGCAAGGCCGCACTGGAAGCGGCCCCGGCGCAAGCTTGTGCGGAAGATTACATCGATGATGAGCGGGCTTTCGTCGAACGGATTTCGGCCTTCGTTCACGACCAGGCGCGGCAACTGGTCGATCATGCAGCACCGATGCAAAAGGTCGACGCCAGCCTGCTGTAG
- a CDS encoding helix-turn-helix domain-containing protein gives MENNFRYSEIEVTSLSDLGRIVRQQRHASGLRIDDAAALCGVSVDLLSRLENGHSGVGSARLLKVLDGLGLAMMVADKSRLANIPAAATTDR, from the coding sequence TTGGAAAATAATTTCCGGTATTCCGAAATTGAGGTCACTTCCCTGTCAGACCTCGGCCGAATCGTTCGGCAGCAACGTCACGCCAGCGGACTGCGCATTGACGATGCTGCCGCCCTCTGCGGAGTCTCGGTCGATCTGCTCTCGAGACTTGAAAACGGCCACTCGGGCGTAGGTTCCGCTCGTCTGCTCAAGGTCCTCGATGGGCTGGGTCTCGCAATGATGGTCGCCGATAAATCCAGGCTGGCCAACATTCCCGCGGCGGCAACGACGGATCGATGA